The Micropterus dolomieu isolate WLL.071019.BEF.003 ecotype Adirondacks unplaced genomic scaffold, ASM2129224v1 contig_12304, whole genome shotgun sequence genome includes a region encoding these proteins:
- the LOC123966030 gene encoding uncharacterized protein LOC123966030, which produces MESCGTDETIQTHNLQIKGTGVSCNMEYKLIMAVSGFPSLYDTNSLTYRDLNMRSDAWRQVAEIVGVPESECRRKWKMLRDQHRRERQREKERRESGVGLFNYRPWRYSAILSFLNPFIDARAAGTNGWALNPQPSQYQVSEMVGCSTTSETRSDDDENYGIAVADATTTTLSSSSSSSEFVQRKRPSSANRDGVRLKEAKTELTEVTSEAAATDDGVQMQQVQQVNMRELFEMMMQSVTSLASSLASSHTPSQLSDQLMPPAPSSPAVLRPDLQHLHHLQTHHGPPPSCSASRPSHLKTEEQEAVVAELSDLTDGEEECPAASPRPTRAKRKRSDGLLEEFLRRMEAREAQRDRDVDQRDDVTLFLLSLAPAMRRLPAEKQSWVRTKIQQFVHEAEFGATSFPKSENIFIE; this is translated from the exons ATGGAGTCCTGCGGCACAGATGAAACGATACAAACGCACAATCTACAAATCAAAG GTACAGGTGTTTCATGCAACATGGAGTATAAACTGATCATGGCTGTGTCCGGATTCCCGAGTCTGTACGACACGAACTCTCTGACCTACCGGGACCTGAACATGAGGAGCGACGCGTGGCGGCAGGTCGCGGAGATAGTCGGTGTTCCCG AGTCTGAATGCAGACGGAAGTGGAAGATGCTGAGGGACCAACACCGGCGGGAAAGGCAGCGGGAGAAAGAGAGGCGTGAGAGTGGCGTGGGGCTTTTTAACTACAGACCGTGGAGATATTCGGCTATTTTGTCCTTTTTGAACCCCTTCATTGACGCCAGAGCAGCGGGCACCAACGGCTGGGCTCTGAACCCGCAGCCCTCTCAGTACCAGGTGTCTGAAATGGTGGGCTGCAGCACGACCAGCGAAACACGGAGCGACGACGACGAGAATTACG GCATCGCTGTAGCAGAtgctacaacaacaacactatcatcttcatcctcctcctcagagTTTGTTCAGAGGAAGCGGCCGTCTTCTGCCAACAGAGACGGCGTCCGACTTAAAGAAGCAAAGACCGAGTTGACCGAGGTGACCTCAGAGGCCGCAGCTACAGACGACGGCGTTCAAATGCAACAAGTCCAGCAGGTTAACATGAGGGAGCTGTTTGAGATGATGATGCAGTCAGTTACCTCTCTGGCTTCGTCCTTAGCTTCCTCGCACACTCCCTCGCAGCTCTCTGATCAGCTGATGCCTCCTGCGCCGTCGTCCCCGGCAGTCCTGCGACCTGATCTGCAGCATCTGCATCACCTTCAGACGCACCACGGCCCGCCGCCGTCCTGCTCGGCGTCCAGGCCGAGCCACCTGAAAACAGAAGAGCAGGAAGCGGTGGTGGCGGAGCTGTCCGACCTAACTGACGGCGAGGAGGAGTGCCCGGCCGCGTCTCCCAGGCCGACCcgagccaagaggaagagaagCGACGGTCTGCTGGAGGAGTTCCTGAGGAGGATGGAGGCCCGGGAGGCTCAGAGAGACCGTGACGTGGATCAGAGAGACGACGTCACCCTGTTTTTACTCAGCCTGGCTCCCGCCATGAGAAGACTTCCTGCAGAGAAACAGTCGTGGGTCAGAACCAAGATACAGCAGTTTGTGCACGAGGCGGAGTTTGGTGCTACGAGTTTTCCCAAATccgaaaacatttttattgaatgA